The Neobacillus sp. OS1-2 genome includes a window with the following:
- a CDS encoding spore germination protein GerPE produces MLTRTSSVDNLRLREVAFCSIIQLGDSCILNAFSRALAVQREAETFHGNEGNFPSYSVYKKTLPLPPINESMSFLRHNLNPLIKVNNIDITAVSSSSILHVGNTQHASMEVRVKHIRQLLLKGHEQDII; encoded by the coding sequence ATGCTAACCCGAACCTCTAGTGTAGATAACCTCCGCTTAAGAGAGGTTGCTTTCTGCTCGATTATCCAACTGGGAGATTCTTGCATTCTTAACGCATTCTCCAGGGCCCTTGCCGTTCAAAGGGAAGCAGAAACTTTTCATGGTAACGAAGGGAATTTTCCTTCCTATTCTGTCTATAAAAAAACGCTGCCACTGCCGCCTATAAATGAGAGTATGTCTTTTTTACGGCATAATCTGAATCCACTTATAAAAGTGAATAATATTGATATCACTGCCGTTTCTTCTTCATCCATTTTACATGTTGGAAACACGCAACATGCCTCGATGGAGGTAAGAGTTAAGCATATCCGTCAGCTTCTGCTTAAAGGTCATGAACAAGACATCATCTAA
- a CDS encoding spore gernimation protein GerPD — MNFEVYNRVLHVNNVKIMAVASSSLFMVGDAETIQLTSAFDTPPESLIIGPFVPLERDVTPGYANPNL, encoded by the coding sequence ATGAACTTTGAGGTCTACAATCGTGTTCTCCATGTTAACAATGTTAAAATCATGGCGGTCGCTAGCTCCTCATTATTTATGGTGGGCGATGCAGAAACAATCCAGTTGACATCAGCGTTTGATACACCGCCAGAATCATTAATTATCGGGCCATTTGTACCATTGGAACGGGATGTGACCCCTGGATATGCTAACCCGAACCTCTAG
- a CDS encoding ubiquitin-like small modifier protein 1, whose amino-acid sequence MIVKVFANLREICGGVTVKVLPDGDRVMDVLDKMVEMFPDLRDEVFTPEKELLPFVHVYVNGRNIIHLDDLQTRVAEEDQFALFPPVAGG is encoded by the coding sequence GTGATTGTAAAGGTGTTTGCAAATCTCCGTGAAATATGTGGAGGGGTAACAGTAAAGGTGCTGCCTGATGGGGATCGGGTTATGGATGTTTTAGATAAAATGGTGGAAATGTTTCCTGACCTGCGAGATGAGGTTTTTACTCCAGAAAAAGAGCTGCTGCCATTTGTTCATGTGTATGTGAACGGCAGGAATATTATTCATCTTGATGACCTTCAGACGAGAGTGGCCGAGGAAGATCAGTTTGCACTATTTCCCCCCGTTGCAGGAGGCTGA
- a CDS encoding aldehyde ferredoxin oxidoreductase family protein has protein sequence MNLGGFKNKEVLVDLTNGTVDYRAINESDAKKYIGGRGLGVKYVLDNGPSVEPLSPENILCFMTGPVTGSRSSMSGRLCVVTKSPLTGTVTDSHIGGWTAARLKWAGIDNLIFSGKSDKPVYLYIAEGKAELRDASNLWGTSTRAFIKAMKDQHGEEDLSVMTIGQAGENTVRFASFINEHDRAAGRGGTAAVAGYKKLKAIVIKAAQKGNMPVAKLESEYKDANKKAVKAILDGGLTAPNKGGLSVYGTNVLTNLINEVGALPTKNSQFTHWDEAEKHSGEYVNTHLRVANKTCHACPVGCKIEVEVKDGKYKTRVESIEFESAWSLGSNCLLSDAEAISFMIDRCNEYGLDTIELGHAFSVTMEAYEKGIISEELIWGDADSMIELTRKIAFREGFGGTLAEGPARAAASWGAPELSMSVKGQSIPAYDPRGIQGIGLGYATSNRGACHLRGYTVASEIAGIPEPTDRLQPEGKGELLKVFQDMLAFSDSMNICKFSSFSENAEHYAEQYSAMTGVQLTADDVMKAGERIYNLERYYNNLAGFNKREDDFLPKRFTDEPASGNSAGVVSRMDIMLEEYYQVRGWQDGLVPNEKLRELGIIDAENQLV, from the coding sequence TTGAATCTAGGCGGTTTTAAAAACAAGGAAGTCTTAGTTGACTTAACCAATGGGACTGTTGATTACAGGGCCATAAATGAAAGCGATGCCAAAAAGTACATAGGCGGCCGCGGTCTCGGGGTTAAGTATGTGCTGGATAATGGTCCTTCAGTTGAGCCGTTATCACCTGAAAATATTTTATGCTTTATGACTGGTCCGGTTACCGGTTCCCGTTCGTCTATGAGTGGACGTCTATGTGTTGTAACAAAATCTCCGCTTACGGGGACCGTCACCGACTCTCACATCGGCGGATGGACGGCGGCACGTTTAAAGTGGGCAGGTATCGACAATCTAATTTTCTCAGGAAAAAGTGATAAGCCTGTATATCTTTACATTGCTGAAGGTAAAGCAGAACTCCGTGATGCATCCAATTTGTGGGGAACAAGCACAAGGGCCTTCATCAAAGCGATGAAAGATCAACATGGTGAAGAAGACCTAAGTGTCATGACAATTGGTCAGGCAGGTGAAAACACTGTTCGGTTTGCCTCATTTATTAATGAACATGACCGCGCTGCTGGTCGCGGCGGTACTGCTGCAGTCGCCGGATATAAAAAGCTTAAGGCGATTGTCATTAAAGCCGCACAAAAAGGGAACATGCCTGTTGCTAAATTAGAGAGTGAGTATAAGGATGCGAATAAAAAAGCCGTTAAAGCCATCCTCGATGGCGGCTTAACAGCACCAAATAAAGGCGGCTTATCCGTCTATGGTACAAACGTGTTAACAAACCTGATTAACGAGGTTGGAGCACTGCCAACGAAAAACTCCCAGTTTACTCATTGGGATGAAGCAGAAAAGCATAGTGGTGAATATGTGAACACACATTTACGTGTAGCGAACAAAACCTGCCACGCCTGCCCTGTTGGCTGTAAAATTGAAGTAGAAGTAAAGGATGGCAAATATAAGACACGAGTGGAAAGCATTGAATTTGAATCTGCATGGTCCCTTGGTTCCAACTGTCTATTAAGTGACGCTGAAGCGATTTCCTTTATGATTGACCGCTGCAATGAGTACGGCCTTGATACCATTGAACTGGGGCACGCCTTTTCTGTAACGATGGAAGCCTATGAAAAAGGGATCATTTCTGAGGAGCTAATCTGGGGTGATGCCGATTCCATGATTGAATTAACTAGAAAAATTGCTTTCCGCGAAGGCTTCGGCGGTACACTTGCTGAAGGACCAGCACGCGCCGCTGCTTCTTGGGGTGCACCTGAACTTTCCATGTCCGTAAAAGGCCAATCGATTCCAGCCTATGACCCTCGTGGAATTCAAGGGATCGGGCTAGGTTATGCCACAAGTAACCGCGGTGCCTGCCACTTGCGCGGTTATACTGTTGCAAGTGAAATTGCCGGTATTCCAGAGCCAACCGACCGTTTACAACCAGAAGGGAAAGGCGAATTATTAAAAGTATTCCAAGATATGCTTGCCTTCTCTGATTCTATGAATATTTGTAAATTCTCTTCTTTCTCTGAAAATGCGGAGCATTATGCCGAGCAATATAGTGCGATGACGGGTGTCCAATTGACAGCAGATGACGTCATGAAGGCCGGAGAAAGAATCTATAACCTGGAGCGTTATTATAATAACCTTGCAGGCTTCAATAAACGTGAAGACGACTTCCTTCCAAAACGGTTCACTGATGAACCGGCATCAGGAAACAGCGCTGGTGTTGTCAGCCGTATGGATATCATGCTTGAAGAATATTATCAGGTACGGGGCTGGCAGGACGGACTTGTACCGAATGAAAAGCTGCGTGAATTAGGCATTATTGATGCTGAAAATCAGCTAGTATAA
- a CDS encoding ThiF family adenylyltransferase, translating into MSGLERYSRQVLFQGIGVEGQEKLLKSRVAVVGAGALGTVIANHLVRSGVGFIRLIDRDLVELSNLQRQTLFDEEDARLHLPKAVAAQNRLKKINSTVTVEAVIADLNLENAEELLAGVDVIVDGTDNFQTRFLINDVAVKRGTPWVHGAAVSSRGMFAVIKPGVTPCYRCLFPYVPTGTGETCDTVGVLSPLTDIIGSFQAMETIKLIVGAETTLNLEQIDIWDVSSMQMDISQGRNPECPACVKRQFDYLDRLSGQQIAYTSLCGRDTVQINPRKKSELDLKKTTEVLRKSGKVTGNDFLLRFSPEEGIFIVVFKDSRVLIHGTNDIVKAKTLYSKYIGT; encoded by the coding sequence GTGAGTGGCTTGGAACGATATTCAAGACAAGTTCTTTTTCAAGGGATTGGGGTAGAGGGGCAAGAGAAATTGTTGAAAAGCCGGGTTGCTGTTGTTGGGGCAGGGGCACTTGGTACCGTGATTGCAAACCATCTTGTCCGATCAGGTGTGGGATTCATCAGGCTAATCGACCGTGATTTGGTAGAACTATCCAATCTCCAGCGCCAAACGCTCTTTGATGAAGAGGATGCAAGATTACATCTTCCTAAAGCAGTGGCGGCGCAAAATAGACTAAAGAAAATTAATTCAACCGTTACGGTTGAGGCAGTAATAGCAGATTTGAATTTGGAAAATGCAGAGGAACTATTAGCTGGGGTTGACGTGATTGTTGATGGAACCGACAACTTCCAGACGCGCTTTTTAATTAATGATGTGGCAGTTAAGCGTGGAACTCCGTGGGTGCACGGTGCGGCAGTGAGTTCGCGCGGGATGTTTGCGGTTATTAAACCGGGAGTAACCCCTTGCTATCGTTGTCTCTTTCCCTATGTACCTACTGGGACCGGCGAAACGTGTGATACGGTAGGTGTATTGTCACCATTAACGGATATTATTGGCTCTTTCCAGGCGATGGAAACGATAAAACTTATAGTGGGTGCGGAAACAACGCTTAACTTGGAACAAATCGATATTTGGGACGTTTCCTCCATGCAAATGGATATCTCGCAGGGGAGAAATCCTGAGTGTCCTGCATGCGTGAAGAGGCAATTTGATTATCTTGATCGATTGTCAGGGCAGCAAATTGCTTATACAAGCCTTTGCGGCAGGGATACAGTTCAAATCAACCCACGGAAAAAGAGCGAGCTGGATTTAAAAAAGACAACAGAGGTCTTAAGGAAGAGTGGTAAAGTCACAGGAAACGACTTTTTACTGCGCTTTTCCCCTGAAGAGGGTATTTTCATTGTGGTATTTAAGGATTCTCGTGTGCTTATCCATGGCACAAATGATATCGTCAAAGCGAAAACACTTTATTCAAAATATATTGGAACGTAA
- a CDS encoding spore germination protein: MPAIIGPVQIVTVSGGIVQFGDTVYISPKSSSKTFAGSGGFNTGGLIVSNTGLSGTNVLDTNLIDQPTVGNN; this comes from the coding sequence ATGCCAGCTATCATTGGCCCAGTACAAATTGTGACTGTGAGTGGGGGTATTGTCCAGTTTGGGGATACCGTCTATATTTCACCAAAGAGTAGTTCAAAGACGTTTGCTGGTTCTGGTGGATTTAACACCGGCGGGCTCATTGTCTCCAATACCGGTTTGAGCGGTACCAATGTTCTTGACACCAATTTAATTGACCAGCCAACAGTTGGAAATAATTAA
- the gerPC gene encoding spore germination protein GerPC: MHIVRTQDEKAIRGEVIHVYQDMYQYLQWLQMCIQAQEKRIVALEQTIQKLNNDVKQALEKPTIHVDRIDYKFDQLKVETLEGTLNIGLNPNDLSGIEDFAVQNQSLKTPFSPKEQLRKSIDIEQAIHNYLETDLPHIIDDAQRNQDIPPNDTYLAFIKEDIIKQLPTRIDHHIKAYTAKVQSADGDHPIDEMVIEALKQEIQSGVKVFLANLPENMKGMKTE; encoded by the coding sequence GTGCATATAGTTAGAACACAAGACGAAAAGGCAATTCGCGGCGAGGTGATTCACGTGTATCAAGATATGTATCAATACCTTCAATGGCTGCAGATGTGTATCCAAGCACAAGAAAAAAGAATTGTCGCATTAGAACAGACAATTCAAAAATTAAACAATGATGTAAAGCAGGCATTGGAAAAGCCCACGATACATGTTGATAGGATTGACTATAAATTCGATCAATTGAAAGTTGAAACCCTAGAGGGAACGTTAAATATTGGTTTGAATCCGAATGATTTATCGGGAATTGAGGACTTTGCTGTTCAAAATCAATCATTAAAAACCCCTTTTTCTCCAAAAGAACAATTGCGAAAATCAATAGATATTGAACAGGCTATTCATAACTACTTAGAAACAGATTTGCCGCATATCATTGATGATGCCCAAAGAAACCAAGACATTCCCCCAAATGATACCTATTTAGCTTTCATTAAAGAGGATATCATCAAACAGCTTCCCACCCGGATTGATCATCATATTAAAGCTTACACAGCAAAGGTTCAATCGGCTGATGGGGATCATCCAATTGATGAAATGGTAATTGAAGCACTAAAGCAGGAAATTCAAAGTGGTGTAAAGGTTTTTCTGGCTAACTTACCTGAAAATATGAAAGGGATGAAGACGGAATGA
- the addA gene encoding helicase-exonuclease AddAB subunit AddA, which translates to MSNVIIPPKPAGVTWTDDQWKAIMARDKDILVAAAAGSGKTAVLVERIIQKILSLENPIDVNELLVVTFTNASAAEMRHRMGEALEKAIDQDPGSRHLRKQLSLLNKASISTLHSFCLEVIHKYYYLIDIDPGFRIADETEAQIIRDEVMEELFEEEYGKEKNESFFHLVDSFTNDRSDQALMDIVRSIYDFARSNPVPEDYLQSIVSMYDVGDITDIEDLPFIQSLLFDIELQLEAAKDMIKRGLELTKLPNGPAPRAENFLDDLHVLETLMLAQKDSWAALYQAMQTWSFGRAKPVKGDHYEKNLTEKAQKLRDKAKKKIQEIKEELFSRKPEGFLRDMKEMRPLIETLVNLVKAFSTRFEKVKREKGLVDYADLEHYCLGILTNGINAEGEFIPSEAALTFRSHFKEVYCDEYQDVNMVQETILKLVTQEDERTGNLFMVGDVKQSIYRFRLAEPNLFLSKYNRFTTQGSDSGLRIDLARNFRSRKEVLDGTNYLFKQIMGVKVGEIEYDEAAELRNGAPYPEDHSFPIEVILIDQNAESAEMTAEAENETERFEFDAEDLAQSQLEARVMAAKIKELVLSGTPVYNTKTKMQKTLLYRDVVILLRSMTWAPQIMEEFKQQGIPIYANLSTGYFEATEVSIMLSLLRVIDNPFQDIPLASVLRSPIVGLNEEELAKIRIHKKRSTFWEAVSAFCLSKTAENSDPFYEKVRSFFDMLKDWRQLARQGSLSELIWQLYRDTGFYDFVGGLPGGKQRQANLRALYDRARGYEQTSFRGLFRFLRFIERMIDRGDDLGAARALGEQEDVVRIMTIHSSKGLEFPVVFMAGMARNFNMMDIRKSYMLDKEFGFATKYINVEKRISYPSLPQIAFKRKKKMEMLAEEMRVLYVAMTRAKEKLYVTATLKDAVKTIDKWNDVSANTEWQLKDYERAGAMSYIDWIGPALIRHQDCSELRGEGGTSPFVPSEITDHSSSWNVVLISADEIQKQESEIEAEEDHFLEKVQKLEKIPLESSFADEIKARLTWEYVFPDAAAHRSKQSVSEIKRFAEMTDEQSGTDLVRKFKKSIIKRPKFMQEKQLSPAERGTAMHMVMQHVDLTIPVSEESISQQVNWMVHNELLTAEQAAIIDCQLIVQFFNTNLGQRYVHAKAIHREIPFTLSLPAKEVYPNWHEENESVFVQGIIDCILEDEKGLVLIDYKTDGITGRYSGGFLQAKPILEDRYRLQINLYTKAIEQIWKRNVAERYLFFFDGAHILKVE; encoded by the coding sequence ATGAGTAATGTCATAATCCCTCCCAAGCCAGCAGGTGTGACCTGGACAGATGACCAGTGGAAGGCCATTATGGCCAGGGATAAGGATATCCTAGTAGCGGCTGCGGCTGGTTCTGGGAAAACAGCCGTCCTTGTGGAAAGAATTATTCAAAAGATCCTTTCTTTGGAAAATCCAATTGATGTCAACGAACTATTGGTAGTAACGTTTACGAATGCTTCAGCTGCAGAAATGAGGCACCGAATGGGCGAAGCCTTGGAAAAAGCAATCGATCAGGATCCGGGGTCCAGACATTTACGAAAACAGCTTAGCTTATTAAACAAAGCCTCCATTTCAACACTTCACTCTTTTTGTTTGGAAGTCATCCATAAATATTATTATTTAATCGATATTGACCCAGGTTTTCGGATTGCTGATGAAACAGAAGCACAAATCATTAGAGATGAGGTAATGGAAGAGCTGTTTGAAGAGGAATATGGTAAAGAAAAGAATGAGAGTTTTTTTCATTTGGTAGATTCGTTCACAAATGATCGAAGCGATCAGGCGCTAATGGATATCGTTCGTTCTATTTATGATTTTGCCCGTTCGAATCCAGTGCCGGAGGACTATTTACAATCAATTGTTTCGATGTATGATGTGGGGGATATCACTGATATTGAGGATCTTCCTTTTATCCAGTCACTGCTTTTTGATATTGAACTACAGTTAGAAGCTGCCAAGGATATGATTAAACGAGGATTGGAACTGACAAAGCTCCCAAATGGCCCTGCGCCGCGGGCGGAAAACTTTTTAGATGATTTGCATGTCTTAGAAACGCTAATGCTAGCTCAGAAGGATTCATGGGCAGCACTGTATCAAGCGATGCAAACCTGGTCTTTCGGAAGGGCTAAACCGGTGAAGGGTGACCACTACGAGAAGAATCTAACAGAAAAGGCTCAAAAGCTACGGGATAAAGCAAAGAAAAAAATCCAAGAAATAAAGGAAGAACTTTTTTCGCGAAAACCGGAGGGCTTTTTACGGGATATGAAGGAAATGCGTCCATTAATAGAAACATTGGTTAACCTTGTAAAAGCATTTTCAACCCGGTTTGAAAAAGTAAAAAGAGAAAAGGGACTCGTTGATTATGCCGATTTAGAGCATTACTGTCTTGGAATACTAACAAATGGAATCAATGCAGAAGGGGAATTTATTCCCTCAGAAGCGGCGCTTACCTTCCGCAGCCACTTTAAAGAGGTCTACTGCGACGAGTATCAAGATGTAAATATGGTCCAAGAGACAATACTAAAGCTGGTAACCCAGGAAGATGAACGCACAGGTAATCTTTTCATGGTCGGAGATGTAAAACAAAGTATTTACCGGTTTCGTCTAGCTGAGCCAAATCTCTTCTTAAGTAAATATAATCGCTTTACTACCCAGGGGAGCGATTCAGGACTTAGGATCGATTTAGCGCGTAACTTCAGAAGCAGAAAGGAAGTACTTGATGGCACCAATTATTTATTTAAACAAATCATGGGTGTCAAGGTTGGAGAGATTGAGTATGATGAGGCGGCGGAATTACGAAATGGCGCACCCTATCCGGAGGATCATTCTTTTCCAATAGAAGTTATCCTTATTGATCAAAACGCTGAAAGCGCGGAGATGACCGCAGAAGCAGAGAATGAGACAGAACGATTTGAGTTTGATGCCGAAGACCTTGCACAATCACAGCTTGAAGCAAGGGTGATGGCAGCAAAAATTAAAGAGTTGGTGTTAAGTGGCACCCCGGTATATAACACAAAAACGAAAATGCAAAAAACGTTACTGTATCGAGATGTGGTGATCCTCCTTCGCTCCATGACTTGGGCACCGCAGATCATGGAGGAGTTCAAACAACAGGGTATTCCCATTTATGCAAATTTATCGACCGGTTATTTTGAAGCAACTGAAGTATCGATTATGCTATCGCTGCTGCGAGTCATTGATAATCCATTCCAGGATATACCATTGGCATCCGTTTTACGATCGCCGATTGTTGGATTAAACGAGGAAGAATTAGCAAAAATTCGGATTCACAAGAAACGCAGCACATTTTGGGAGGCAGTGTCAGCCTTTTGCCTCAGCAAGACAGCCGAAAATAGCGATCCTTTTTATGAAAAGGTCCGCAGCTTTTTTGACATGTTAAAGGACTGGCGACAGTTGGCAAGACAAGGATCGCTTTCAGAACTAATCTGGCAATTATACCGTGATACCGGGTTTTATGATTTTGTCGGAGGTCTGCCCGGCGGGAAGCAGCGCCAGGCAAACTTAAGGGCTTTATATGATAGGGCAAGAGGCTATGAACAAACGTCGTTCCGCGGGTTATTCCGCTTTTTACGTTTTATCGAACGAATGATTGATAGGGGTGACGACCTTGGTGCGGCAAGAGCCCTGGGGGAGCAGGAGGATGTTGTTAGAATCATGACCATTCATAGCAGTAAAGGACTTGAATTTCCTGTTGTCTTTATGGCGGGAATGGCAAGGAATTTTAATATGATGGATATCCGGAAGTCCTACATGCTCGATAAGGAATTTGGTTTTGCAACAAAGTATATAAATGTTGAGAAACGGATTTCGTATCCATCCCTCCCACAAATTGCCTTTAAACGAAAAAAGAAAATGGAAATGCTGGCAGAGGAAATGCGTGTCTTATACGTGGCCATGACAAGGGCGAAGGAAAAGCTCTATGTGACAGCAACATTAAAGGATGCAGTGAAAACCATTGACAAATGGAACGATGTTTCCGCCAATACTGAATGGCAGTTAAAGGATTATGAGCGGGCAGGAGCTATGAGTTATATTGACTGGATTGGACCAGCGCTAATTCGCCATCAGGACTGCAGTGAATTAAGGGGTGAAGGTGGAACAAGTCCGTTCGTTCCCTCGGAAATCACGGATCATTCTTCTTCATGGAACGTTGTTTTGATAAGTGCTGATGAAATTCAGAAACAGGAGTCAGAAATTGAAGCAGAAGAAGATCATTTTTTGGAAAAGGTGCAAAAGTTAGAGAAAATTCCGTTAGAGTCCTCATTTGCTGACGAAATAAAGGCACGTCTGACATGGGAATATGTCTTCCCTGATGCTGCGGCACATCGCTCAAAGCAATCTGTATCAGAAATAAAACGCTTTGCGGAAATGACTGACGAGCAAAGTGGTACCGATTTGGTTCGGAAATTTAAAAAATCAATCATAAAACGTCCCAAGTTTATGCAAGAGAAACAATTAAGTCCTGCAGAGCGGGGAACGGCCATGCATATGGTGATGCAGCATGTTGATTTGACCATACCTGTAAGTGAAGAATCGATTAGTCAACAAGTAAACTGGATGGTTCACAATGAATTGCTAACCGCAGAGCAAGCAGCAATCATTGACTGCCAATTAATCGTTCAATTCTTCAACACAAATTTAGGACAGAGATATGTTCATGCTAAGGCGATTCATCGGGAAATTCCGTTTACACTTTCATTGCCTGCAAAAGAGGTTTATCCTAATTGGCACGAAGAAAATGAATCTGTTTTTGTGCAAGGGATTATTGATTGTATCCTTGAGGATGAAAAAGGTCTTGTCCTAATAGACTATAAGACCGATGGAATAACAGGCAGGTATAGTGGAGGTTTTCTACAGGCAAAACCAATTCTTGAAGACAGGTACAGGCTGCAGATAAACCTATATACAAAGGCGATTGAACAAATCTGGAAAAGAAATGTTGCGGAAAGATATTTATTCTTCTTTGATGGAGCTCACATTTTGAAAGTGGAGTAA
- a CDS encoding YisL family protein — translation MIHGHVTAWVLALILFFVALSLNKGGKAKGFKIIQMILRVLYLVIIATGIGLLFSVYKIDVWYILKAVAGLWVIGLFEMILGRVANKRRTSVFWIQFVIAWLLVLYLGFEKLPMSIFNV, via the coding sequence ATGATTCATGGTCATGTAACAGCATGGGTTTTAGCTCTGATTTTATTTTTCGTAGCTCTTTCATTAAATAAAGGCGGGAAAGCCAAAGGATTTAAAATTATTCAAATGATATTACGTGTTTTATATCTAGTTATTATTGCCACAGGTATCGGACTCCTTTTCTCGGTTTACAAAATTGATGTTTGGTATATCTTAAAAGCGGTTGCCGGGTTATGGGTAATTGGATTATTTGAAATGATCCTGGGACGTGTCGCAAATAAAAGGCGAACTTCCGTCTTCTGGATTCAGTTTGTGATCGCCTGGCTGCTCGTATTATATTTAGGCTTTGAAAAGCTGCCAATGTCGATTTTTAATGTATAA
- a CDS encoding spore germination protein GerPB: MNFYIQQSIQINFIKIGGITNSSVLQIGSAGIIKPQANLFNTGGFTKPAPAGIKPQGETLFAPAVPLQAPVRNF, from the coding sequence ATGAATTTTTATATCCAGCAATCCATTCAAATCAATTTTATTAAAATTGGAGGAATCACCAATTCCTCGGTCCTCCAAATTGGCAGTGCCGGGATTATTAAGCCCCAAGCAAATCTATTTAATACGGGAGGATTTACTAAGCCGGCGCCAGCAGGAATAAAGCCTCAAGGAGAAACACTTTTTGCGCCTGCAGTACCATTACAAGCTCCTGTCAGAAATTTTTAA
- a CDS encoding DUF2777 domain-containing protein — MNRQQRINLYNSQQRAYNEGTVEQINNQWIFFDEETEEATMLDDFVHQEIEIFRLNRWKKGILNEPGKIHCGKEAIMLRDHDTIRMRKHLIYSLERLLDGVNDDAFFQFITTLNSLNFSIYDCIYCYNHLSFLSDEHRKDGVNFLVFDNQEQICNVQHHFCYYEKVNDRFEFTLNTGKRLIIEKMIS, encoded by the coding sequence ATGAATCGACAGCAACGAATAAATCTATATAATAGCCAGCAAAGGGCCTACAATGAGGGAACAGTGGAACAGATTAACAATCAATGGATATTTTTCGATGAGGAGACAGAGGAAGCAACTATGCTCGATGATTTCGTTCATCAAGAAATTGAAATCTTTCGTTTGAACCGCTGGAAAAAAGGAATATTGAATGAACCGGGAAAAATTCATTGTGGAAAGGAAGCGATTATGCTTCGTGATCACGATACAATACGAATGAGGAAACACTTAATTTACTCATTAGAAAGACTTTTAGATGGAGTAAACGATGATGCTTTTTTCCAATTTATCACTACATTAAATTCCCTGAATTTTTCTATTTATGATTGTATTTATTGTTATAACCATTTATCCTTCTTATCAGATGAACACCGTAAGGACGGGGTGAATTTTTTGGTATTTGACAATCAGGAGCAAATTTGCAATGTCCAGCATCACTTCTGTTATTATGAAAAGGTCAATGACCGATTTGAATTCACCTTAAACACTGGGAAGCGATTAATAATAGAAAAAATGATTTCTTAA
- a CDS encoding spore germination protein has product MPAIVGVAQVITLGNSSVFHIGDVYKIMPFATAKTFSGAGSFNTGEQVDVHNRLSSTNTNDPEVFDQGNFFNM; this is encoded by the coding sequence ATGCCAGCAATTGTTGGGGTTGCACAGGTCATTACACTAGGAAACAGCTCTGTTTTCCACATTGGTGATGTTTACAAAATTATGCCGTTTGCCACAGCAAAGACCTTTTCCGGTGCCGGATCCTTTAACACCGGTGAGCAGGTAGATGTCCATAACCGATTAAGTTCAACGAATACAAATGATCCAGAGGTTTTTGATCAAGGTAATTTCTTTAATATGTAA